In Formosa haliotis, the sequence CCGACCATGTTTTAAATATTTTAAAAAGCGTAAATCCAGATCTTATTGTCTTGGCGGGATTTCTTTGGAAATTTCCAGAGCCTATTTTACAAGCGTTTCCAAATAAAGTTATCAATATACATCCCGCTTTGTTACCTAAATTTGGCGGAAAGGGCATGTACGGCATGTATGTACATCAAGCAGTCGTACAGCATAAAGAAGTGGAAACAGGTATTACCGTACATTATGTAAACGAAAATTACGACGAAGGTGCTACTATTTTTCAAGCCACTTGCCCCGTGCTAAGCACAGATACTCCAGACGATGTTGCCGCTAAAATCCACGATTTAGAAATGGAACATTTCCCAAAAATTGTTGAATCGGTATTGTTTGATTCCTAATGAGTAAAAAACAAAAAAAATATTATACCGTTTGGAAAGGATACAAAACAGGCGTTTTTGAATCTTGGAACGCGTGCAAAGCCCAGATAAAAAATTACCAAGGGGCGGTATACAAATCGTTTCCAACTTTGGAAGCCGCAAAACACGCCCTAAACAATAACCCAAAAGACTTTATTGGCAATACATCTTTTAAAAGCGGATTGTCACCAGAACAATTAAAAAAAATCGGACAACCAAATTACAATTCTATATCTGTAGATGCCGCTTCTAGTGGAAATCCAGGCATTATGGAATATAGAGGGGTCGATACTAAATCTAAAAAACAACTATTTATTCAAGGTCCTTTTCAGCAAGGCACAAATAATATAGGCGAGTTTTTAGCCATAGTACATGGTTTAGCTTTGCTTAAAAAAAACAACAGCAACCTCCTTATTTATACCGATTCGAGAACGGCTATAAGCTGGGTAAAAAAGAAAACCTGCAACACAAAACTAGAACGAACCGACAAAAACAAAGATCTTTTTATTTTAGTTGATCGCGCTGTAAGTTGGCTAAAAAATAACGACTATACAACAACAATAGTGAAATGGGAAACTAAAGCTTGGGGAGAAATCCCGGCAGATTTTGGAAGAAAATAAATGTAATTTACTGGGTTTTAGACCAAAATTTGGATATATTTTAAGATGAATAAATTACTCGCTTTCGTACATAAAGGCTATATTTGCCAAAAAATTTGACACCTCATTTATGGGCCAATTAGTAATTGTAGGGACTGTAGCTTTTGATGCTATTGAAACCCCTTTTGGAAAAACTGATAAAATTCTTGGTGGCGCTGCCACATATATCGGACTGTCTGCCGCGCAATTTAACGTAGATAGCGCCATTGTATCTGTTGTTGGAAACGATTTTCCGCAAGAATATTTAGACTTATTATCGGAAAGAAATATAGATATTTCTGGTCTTGAAATTGTAAACGATGGTAAAACTTTCTTTTGGAGCGGACGCTATCATTTCGTTATGAACACTAGAGATACTCTTGCTACCGAGTTAAACGTATTAGCAGATTTTAATCCTATTGTTCCCGAAGCTTATAAAAAGGCTGAAGTTGTGATGTTAGGAAATTTACACCCCCTAGTACAACTTGGGGTTATCGAGCAAATGGAAAATCCAAAGCTTACCATATTAGATACCATGAATTTCTGGATGGATAATGCTTTAGAAGATTTACATAAGGTAATTGCTAAAGTAGATGTAATTACTATAAACGACGAGGAGGCTAGACAATTAACCGGAGAATATTCTTTGGTTACTGCAGCACAAAAAATATTCGCCCTTGGGCCTAAATTCGTAGTTATTAAAAAAGGAGAGCACGGTGCTTTATTATTTCATAAACAACATATTTTCTCTGCCCCTGCTTTACCTTTAAAAAGTGTATTCGACCCAACAGGAGCCGGAGATACTTTTGCAGGTGGTTTTGCAGGATATTTAGCCAAGACTAACGATTTTACTTTCGAAAACATGAAAACAGCCATTATTTACGGCTCGGCATTGGCCTCGTTTTGTGTAGAAGAATTTGGAACCAAACGTCTGGAAAAAGTTACCGATAGTGAATTAAAAACACGATTGCAGCAATTTAAGGAGTTAACAACATTTAATATAGATTTATCATAAAAAAACGCGCGCTTATTTTAAGCGCGTTTTTTACTTAATTTTATAATATACACAATGAGCGATGCTTTAAAACATGAATGCGGTATAGCACTCATAAGACTTTTAAAACCATTAGAATACTATAAAGAAAAATATGGTACAGCATTTTATGGCGTAAATAAAATGTATTTAATGATGGAAAAACAACACAATCGCGGTCAGGATGGTGCTGGTTTTGCAAGTATAAAATTAAATACTAAACCTGGCGAGCGCTATATTAGTAGAGTGCGATCTAATGCTCAACAACCAATTCAAGATATTTTCTCTCAAATTAACGACAGAATTAATCAAGAATTACAAGAACACCCAGAATATACAGACGATGTGGCGCTACAAAAAGAAATATACCTTATATAGGTGAAGTTCTTTTAGGGCACGTACGCTATGGAACGTTCGGAAAAAACAGTGTAGAAAGTGTTCATCCGTTTTTAAGACAAAACAACTGGATGCACAGAAACCTGATTCTAGCAGGTAACTTTAATATGACCAACGTAAACGAATTATTCGATAATTTAATTCGTATCGGGCAACACCCAAAAGAAAAGGCTGACACCATTACTATTATGGAAAAAATAGGACACTTTTTAGACGATGCCGTTGCAAAAAAATATAAGCAATTAAAAGCTGAAGGCTTTTCGAAAACAGAATGCTCTCCTATCATTGCCGAACGCTTAAACGTAGGTAAAATTTTAAAACGAGCAGCTAAAAACTTCGACGGAGGATATGCTATGGCAGGGATGTTAGGTCATGGAGACTCTTTTGTATTAAGAGATCCTGCCGGTATCAGGCCAGCCTATTACTACAAAGATGACGAAGTTGTGGTTGTAGCTTCAGAACGTCCTGTAATTCAAACTGTTTTCAACGTGAATTTCGAAGATGTTAAAGAGCTAGAACCTGGTCATGCTATCATCACTAAAAATTCTGGAAAAGTAAAAATTGAAAAAATTCTAGAACCTACAGAACGTAAAGCCTGTTCGTTCGAGCGTATTTATTTCTCTCGAGGAAGTGACGCAGAAATTTACCAAGAACGTAAAATGTTGGGTCGCTTATTAATGCCTAAAGTTCTTGAAACTATAGATTACGACACCAAAAATTCGGTGTTTTCTTATATTCCAAATACAGCAGAATCATCGTTCTACGGGATGATAGAATCTGTTGAAGATTTCTTGAATAAAAGAAAAACTAAAGCCATTATAGAAGGTAAACGCAGTCTATCTGAAGAACAGGTTACCGAGATCTTAAAAGAACGTCCTAGAATAGAAAAAATAGCGATTAAAGATGCTAAACTACGTACGTTTATTACCGAAGATAGTAGCCGTGACGATTTAGTAGAACACGTTTACGATATTACCTACGGAGTTATTAAAAAAACCGATAATATTGTAATTATAGACGACAGCATTGTTCGTGGTACCACGCTTAAGAAAAGTATTATTAGAATGCTAGACCGTTTGCACCCTAAACGTATTGTTGTAGTGTCGTCTGCACCACAAATTCGTTATCCAGATTGCTACGGAATTGATATGGCTAAACTTGAAGATTTAGTTGCTTTTAGAGCGATGTTAAGCTTACATAAAGAACGCAACACTTATCATTTAATTGAAGAAGTGTATAACAAATGTAAAGCTCAAGTTGAATTAAAAGACAATAAAGTTAAGAACTTTGTTAAGGAATTATACGACGTATTTACAGATGATGAAATATCGACCAAAATTGGCGAACTAATTTCTGATGAGTCTATTAATGCTGAAGTATTTACCATTTTTCAAAGCGTAGACAACCTTAATAAAGCTTGTCCGAAAAATTTAGGAGATTGGTATTTTACAGGTAATTACCCAACACCTGGAGGGAACCGAGTGGTAAATAGAGCATTTCTTAACTTTTTCGAAGGAAACAACCAACGTGCTTACTAAAACAGGTACTACTTGAAAATTTGATAATTAAAACATTGTATAATTACGTTTTACCTAATTTTAATGCACTTAATCTAAAAGATTATTTGAAAATATAAAAATCCTCTACTTTGGTCCTACCATAACATAAGTAGGTTAAGTTCATGGTAGATTTGGGGCAAAAAAGGTGAACTAACGTTCACCTTTTTTATTTTGTAACCTCCTTAAAACGAGCAAACTTCATAATTTATATAAACAAAAAAGGCTTCAATCTCTTGAAACCCTTGTTATCACTAGTGGAGAAGATGGCTCTCGAACCTACGATTTCATAAAACTTCATATACCGTCTTAACCCTTTTATAATAAGACTTTTACTATATTTGAATTATATAGCACATCACAAAGCCCCACTTGATTTCATTATAATTGGGTGTGAAATTGGGTGCAGAATTTATTTTATATGATTCAAATAAAACGAAATTTAATTTTCTCCCTTGAAAAAAGAAAAAAAGATGGAGTATTAATAACTGAAAATACACCTATCAGATTACGAATAAATTTTGGAGGTTCTCGATTAGATATACAATCGGGTTATCGCATAGATAATTCTAAATGGAATCAAGATAAAGAGCAAGTAAAAAATGGGGCTTTTAACAAGCTTGGACAAAGTTCGGCATCAATTAATTCTCGCCTATTAGAGTTAAAAGTTACAATACAAGACCTTTTTCATGAATATGAAAGTCAAGATAAAATCCCAACAAAAGAACAAATTAGACAAGCTGTTAATGAATTAAAAAACAAAGGAAAAGTTAATATCAAAAAATCTGATAAAAACTCTTTTTTTGAAATTTTTGACCAGTTTGTAAATGAAAGTAGCAGACTAAACAACTGGAGTATTGCTACTAAAAATAAATTTGCTGTTATAAAAAACCATCTTACTAATTTCAA encodes:
- a CDS encoding phage integrase SAM-like domain-containing protein; translation: MIQIKRNLIFSLEKRKKDGVLITENTPIRLRINFGGSRLDIQSGYRIDNSKWNQDKEQVKNGAFNKLGQSSASINSRLLELKVTIQDLFHEYESQDKIPTKEQIRQAVNELKNKGKVNIKKSDKNSFFEIFDQFVNESSRLNNWSIATKNKFAVIKNHLTNFNPQLKFEDFDESGLTDYLIHLRKEKKMRNSTIKKQLGFIKWFLRWSFEKKHHNNDAYQSFRPKIKDANKTVIFLTEEEKAKLLNYEIPSTKKYLERVRDILFFTCYTGLRYSDVQKTAILSHPQRIKVSIARRMKLSHLQRAKVSH
- the purN gene encoding phosphoribosylglycinamide formyltransferase: MKRIVIFASGSGSNAENIIKYFNTTQNASVNLVLTNNPHAKVLDRCKTLGVSALAFNRVAYSKTDHVLNILKSVNPDLIVLAGFLWKFPEPILQAFPNKVINIHPALLPKFGGKGMYGMYVHQAVVQHKEVETGITVHYVNENYDEGATIFQATCPVLSTDTPDDVAAKIHDLEMEHFPKIVESVLFDS
- a CDS encoding ribonuclease H1 domain-containing protein, with amino-acid sequence MSKKQKKYYTVWKGYKTGVFESWNACKAQIKNYQGAVYKSFPTLEAAKHALNNNPKDFIGNTSFKSGLSPEQLKKIGQPNYNSISVDAASSGNPGIMEYRGVDTKSKKQLFIQGPFQQGTNNIGEFLAIVHGLALLKKNNSNLLIYTDSRTAISWVKKKTCNTKLERTDKNKDLFILVDRAVSWLKNNDYTTTIVKWETKAWGEIPADFGRK
- a CDS encoding PfkB family carbohydrate kinase; this translates as MGQLVIVGTVAFDAIETPFGKTDKILGGAATYIGLSAAQFNVDSAIVSVVGNDFPQEYLDLLSERNIDISGLEIVNDGKTFFWSGRYHFVMNTRDTLATELNVLADFNPIVPEAYKKAEVVMLGNLHPLVQLGVIEQMENPKLTILDTMNFWMDNALEDLHKVIAKVDVITINDEEARQLTGEYSLVTAAQKIFALGPKFVVIKKGEHGALLFHKQHIFSAPALPLKSVFDPTGAGDTFAGGFAGYLAKTNDFTFENMKTAIIYGSALASFCVEEFGTKRLEKVTDSELKTRLQQFKELTTFNIDLS